The Betta splendens chromosome 4, fBetSpl5.4, whole genome shotgun sequence genome contains a region encoding:
- the LOC114852981 gene encoding cadherin-6-like isoform X2, which yields MDRRRACVLMVLWAAAHLSCPGSGLRALRRTTGGRRGAAGLTGEDANGVPLRRSKRGWMWNQFFLLEEYTGSDMQYVGKLHSDSDKGDGSVRYVLTGEGAGTLFKIDEKSGDIHATKRLDREEKSYYILHAKAVNRFTSEALEGESEFIIKIHDINDNEPRFTKDPYMARVPEMSDIGTSVIQVTATDADDATYGNSARVVYSILEGQPYFSVDPETGLIKTALPGMDREVKENYQVVIQAKDMAGQMGGLSGTTTVSITLSDVNDNPPRFTKTLYEFRVPETQELGSEVGAIRALDADIGENAEMDYRIIGSDGPGMFDIVTNRSTQEGVIVLRKPLDFEKKRQYSLRVQVENVHINPRFFSVGPFRDEATIKIVVEDVDEPPVFERPSYVMEAKEDAARNTVIGSVSATDPDDRSSLVRYSIDRNTDMDRVFNVHAGNGSVFILRELDREEHAWHNISVIATEFNNPRQISRVPVYIKVLDVNDNAPTFATNYETFVCENAKANQRIQTISAADPDEPPGGHRFFFSLAQEAAGKANFSVRDNKDNTAWILTRRNSYNSLQQSVHHVPVVISDGDFPMQSSTNTLTIRVCTCDREGNMKLCNAEALTARAGLSTGALVAILLCVIILLMIVVLFAALRRQRKKEPLIISKEDVRDNVVSYNDEGGGEEDTQAFDIGTLRNPEAIEESKQRRDIVPETFYPPVRRPAPPPTRDHNGDVRDFINQRLQDNDSDPTAPPYDSLATYAYEGSGSVAESLSSLESVTTEGDQDYHYLSEWGPRFKKLADMYGGDDSDRDS from the exons ATGGATAGAAGGAGAGCGTGCGTGCTGATGGTGCTGTGGGCCGCGGCCCACCTCAGCTGCCCGGGCTCCGGGCTCAGGGCCCTGCGGAGGACTACGGGGGGGCGCAGGGGGGCTGCGGGGCTGACGGGGGAGGACGCCAACGGGGTGCCGCTCAGGCGCTCCAAACGGGGCTGGATGTGGAACCAGTTCTTCCTGCTGGAGGAGTACACGGGCTCGGACATGCAGTACGTCGGAAAG CTGCACTCAGATTCAGACAAGGGAGATGGAAGCGTGAGGTACGTCCTCACGGGGGAAGGAGCGGGGACCCTCTTCAAGATAGACGAGAAGTCCGGGGACATCCACGCCACCAAGCGGCTGGACCGGGAGGAGAAGTCCTACTACATCCTCCACGCCAAGGCCGTCAACCGCTTCACCAGCGAGGCGCTGGAGGGGGAGTCTGAATTCATCATTAAGATCCACGACATCAACGACAACGAGCCGCGGTTCACCAAGGACCCGTACATGGCCAGGGTCCCTGAGATGTCTGACATCG GAACCTCGGTGATTCAGGTGACGGCCACGGACGCAGACGACGCCACGTACGGGAACAGCGCCAGGGTGGTGTACAGCATCCTGGAGGGGCAGCCGTACTTCTCTGTGGACCCAGAGACCG GCCTCATTAAGACGGCGCTGCCCGGCATGGACCGGGAAGTCAAGGAGAACTACCAGGTGGTGATCCAGGCCAAAGACATGGCCGGACAGATGGGCGGCCTGTCCGGAACCACCACGGTCAGCATCACCCTGTccgacgtcaacgacaacccgCCGCGCTTCACCAAGA CTCTGTACGAGTTCAGAGTCCCCGAGACCCAGGAGCTGGGGTCCGAGGTGGGCGCCATCCGGGCCTTGGACGCCGACATAGGGGAGAACGCAGAGATGGACTACAGGATCATCGGCAGCGACGGGCCGGGCATGTTCGACATCGTGACCAACAGGAGCACGCAGGAGGGCGTGATCGTGCTGAGGAAG CCTCTGGACTTTGAGAAGAAGCGTCAGTACAGCCTCCGCGTGCAGGTGGAGAACGTCCACATCAACCCCCGCTTCTTCTCCGTGGGGCCCTTCAGGGACGAGGCCACCATCAAGATCGTGGTGGAGGACGTGGACGAGCCGCCGGTGTTCGAGCGGCCCAGCTACGTGATGGAGGCCAAGGAGGACGCGGCGCGGAACACCGTCATCGGCTCGGTCAGCGCCACGGACCCGGACGACAGGAGCAGCCTGGTCAG ATACTCTATTGATCGAAACACGGACATGGACCGAGTGTTCAACGTCCATGCAGGCAACGGGTCAGTGTTCATCctccgggagctggacagagaaGAACACGCCTGGCACAACATTTCCGTCATCGCCACCGAGTTCA ACAACCCGCGCCAGATCAGCCGCGTGCCCGTCTACATCAAAGTGctggacgtcaacgacaacgcgCCCACGTTCGCCACCAACTACGAGACGTTTGTGTGCGAGAACGCCAAGGCCAATCAG agGATACAAACCATTAGCGCCGCAGACCCTGACGAGCCTCCAGGAGGACACCGCTTCTTCTTCAGCCTCGCACAGGAGGCTGCTGGGAAGGCGAACTTCTCTGTTCGCGACAATAAAG ACAACACGGCCTGGATCTTGACCCGGAGGAACAGCTACAACAGCCTGCAGCAGAGCGTGCACCACGTGCCGGTGGTGATCTCCGACGGGGACTTCCCCATGCAGAGCAGCACCAACACGCTGACCATCCGGGTGTGCACCTGCGACCGCGAGGGCAACATGAAGCTGTGCAACGCCGAGGCGCTGACGGCGAGGGCGGGCCTGAGCACCGGCGCGCTGGTGGCCATCCTGCTGTGTGTCATCATCCTGCTCA TGATCGTGGTGCTGTTCGCTGCCCTGAGGAGGCAGCGGAAGAAGGAGCCTCTGATCATCTCCAAGGAGGACGTGAGGGACAACGTGGTCAGCTACAACGACGAgggcggcggcgaggaggacACGCAGGCCTTCGACATCGGCACGCTGCGCAACCCGGAGGCCATCGAGGAGAGCAAGCAGCGGCGGGACATCGTCCCAGAGACCTTCTACCCCCCGGTGCGACGGCCGGCGCCGCCCCCGACGCGCGACCACAACGGGGACGTGAGGGACTTCATcaaccagcggctgcaggacaACGACAGCGACCCCACGGCGCCGCCCTACGACTCGCTGGCCACCTACGCCTACGAGGGCAGCGGCTCCGTGGCCGAGTCCCTCAGCTCGCTGGAGTCGGTGACCACGGAGGGGGACCAGGACTACCACTACCTGAGCGAGTGGGGCCCCCGCTTTAAGAAACTGGCGGACATGTACGGCGGCGACGACAGCGACAGGGATTCCTAA
- the LOC114852981 gene encoding cadherin-6-like isoform X1 has translation MDRRRACVLMVLWAAAHLSCPGSGLRALRRTTGGRRGAAGLTGEDANGVPLRRSKRGWMWNQFFLLEEYTGSDMQYVGKLHSDSDKGDGSVRYVLTGEGAGTLFKIDEKSGDIHATKRLDREEKSYYILHAKAVNRFTSEALEGESEFIIKIHDINDNEPRFTKDPYMARVPEMSDIGTSVIQVTATDADDATYGNSARVVYSILEGQPYFSVDPETGLIKTALPGMDREVKENYQVVIQAKDMAGQMGGLSGTTTVSITLSDVNDNPPRFTKTLYEFRVPETQELGSEVGAIRALDADIGENAEMDYRIIGSDGPGMFDIVTNRSTQEGVIVLRKPLDFEKKRQYSLRVQVENVHINPRFFSVGPFRDEATIKIVVEDVDEPPVFERPSYVMEAKEDAARNTVIGSVSATDPDDRSSLVRYSIDRNTDMDRVFNVHAGNGSVFILRELDREEHAWHNISVIATEFNNPRQISRVPVYIKVLDVNDNAPTFATNYETFVCENAKANQRIQTISAADPDEPPGGHRFFFSLAQEAAGKANFSVRDNKGNTGSVAKPQRPEAAPVTKRDPHVMFPDNTAWILTRRNSYNSLQQSVHHVPVVISDGDFPMQSSTNTLTIRVCTCDREGNMKLCNAEALTARAGLSTGALVAILLCVIILLMIVVLFAALRRQRKKEPLIISKEDVRDNVVSYNDEGGGEEDTQAFDIGTLRNPEAIEESKQRRDIVPETFYPPVRRPAPPPTRDHNGDVRDFINQRLQDNDSDPTAPPYDSLATYAYEGSGSVAESLSSLESVTTEGDQDYHYLSEWGPRFKKLADMYGGDDSDRDS, from the exons ATGGATAGAAGGAGAGCGTGCGTGCTGATGGTGCTGTGGGCCGCGGCCCACCTCAGCTGCCCGGGCTCCGGGCTCAGGGCCCTGCGGAGGACTACGGGGGGGCGCAGGGGGGCTGCGGGGCTGACGGGGGAGGACGCCAACGGGGTGCCGCTCAGGCGCTCCAAACGGGGCTGGATGTGGAACCAGTTCTTCCTGCTGGAGGAGTACACGGGCTCGGACATGCAGTACGTCGGAAAG CTGCACTCAGATTCAGACAAGGGAGATGGAAGCGTGAGGTACGTCCTCACGGGGGAAGGAGCGGGGACCCTCTTCAAGATAGACGAGAAGTCCGGGGACATCCACGCCACCAAGCGGCTGGACCGGGAGGAGAAGTCCTACTACATCCTCCACGCCAAGGCCGTCAACCGCTTCACCAGCGAGGCGCTGGAGGGGGAGTCTGAATTCATCATTAAGATCCACGACATCAACGACAACGAGCCGCGGTTCACCAAGGACCCGTACATGGCCAGGGTCCCTGAGATGTCTGACATCG GAACCTCGGTGATTCAGGTGACGGCCACGGACGCAGACGACGCCACGTACGGGAACAGCGCCAGGGTGGTGTACAGCATCCTGGAGGGGCAGCCGTACTTCTCTGTGGACCCAGAGACCG GCCTCATTAAGACGGCGCTGCCCGGCATGGACCGGGAAGTCAAGGAGAACTACCAGGTGGTGATCCAGGCCAAAGACATGGCCGGACAGATGGGCGGCCTGTCCGGAACCACCACGGTCAGCATCACCCTGTccgacgtcaacgacaacccgCCGCGCTTCACCAAGA CTCTGTACGAGTTCAGAGTCCCCGAGACCCAGGAGCTGGGGTCCGAGGTGGGCGCCATCCGGGCCTTGGACGCCGACATAGGGGAGAACGCAGAGATGGACTACAGGATCATCGGCAGCGACGGGCCGGGCATGTTCGACATCGTGACCAACAGGAGCACGCAGGAGGGCGTGATCGTGCTGAGGAAG CCTCTGGACTTTGAGAAGAAGCGTCAGTACAGCCTCCGCGTGCAGGTGGAGAACGTCCACATCAACCCCCGCTTCTTCTCCGTGGGGCCCTTCAGGGACGAGGCCACCATCAAGATCGTGGTGGAGGACGTGGACGAGCCGCCGGTGTTCGAGCGGCCCAGCTACGTGATGGAGGCCAAGGAGGACGCGGCGCGGAACACCGTCATCGGCTCGGTCAGCGCCACGGACCCGGACGACAGGAGCAGCCTGGTCAG ATACTCTATTGATCGAAACACGGACATGGACCGAGTGTTCAACGTCCATGCAGGCAACGGGTCAGTGTTCATCctccgggagctggacagagaaGAACACGCCTGGCACAACATTTCCGTCATCGCCACCGAGTTCA ACAACCCGCGCCAGATCAGCCGCGTGCCCGTCTACATCAAAGTGctggacgtcaacgacaacgcgCCCACGTTCGCCACCAACTACGAGACGTTTGTGTGCGAGAACGCCAAGGCCAATCAG agGATACAAACCATTAGCGCCGCAGACCCTGACGAGCCTCCAGGAGGACACCGCTTCTTCTTCAGCCTCGCACAGGAGGCTGCTGGGAAGGCGAACTTCTCTGTTCGCGACAATAAAGGTAACACTGGTTCTGTGGCTAAACCACAGAGACCTGAAGCAGCACCAGTTACTAAACGTGACCCACACGTGATGTTTCCAGACAACACGGCCTGGATCTTGACCCGGAGGAACAGCTACAACAGCCTGCAGCAGAGCGTGCACCACGTGCCGGTGGTGATCTCCGACGGGGACTTCCCCATGCAGAGCAGCACCAACACGCTGACCATCCGGGTGTGCACCTGCGACCGCGAGGGCAACATGAAGCTGTGCAACGCCGAGGCGCTGACGGCGAGGGCGGGCCTGAGCACCGGCGCGCTGGTGGCCATCCTGCTGTGTGTCATCATCCTGCTCA TGATCGTGGTGCTGTTCGCTGCCCTGAGGAGGCAGCGGAAGAAGGAGCCTCTGATCATCTCCAAGGAGGACGTGAGGGACAACGTGGTCAGCTACAACGACGAgggcggcggcgaggaggacACGCAGGCCTTCGACATCGGCACGCTGCGCAACCCGGAGGCCATCGAGGAGAGCAAGCAGCGGCGGGACATCGTCCCAGAGACCTTCTACCCCCCGGTGCGACGGCCGGCGCCGCCCCCGACGCGCGACCACAACGGGGACGTGAGGGACTTCATcaaccagcggctgcaggacaACGACAGCGACCCCACGGCGCCGCCCTACGACTCGCTGGCCACCTACGCCTACGAGGGCAGCGGCTCCGTGGCCGAGTCCCTCAGCTCGCTGGAGTCGGTGACCACGGAGGGGGACCAGGACTACCACTACCTGAGCGAGTGGGGCCCCCGCTTTAAGAAACTGGCGGACATGTACGGCGGCGACGACAGCGACAGGGATTCCTAA
- the LOC114852981 gene encoding cadherin-6-like isoform X3, with amino-acid sequence MLHSDSDKGDGSVRYVLTGEGAGTLFKIDEKSGDIHATKRLDREEKSYYILHAKAVNRFTSEALEGESEFIIKIHDINDNEPRFTKDPYMARVPEMSDIGTSVIQVTATDADDATYGNSARVVYSILEGQPYFSVDPETGLIKTALPGMDREVKENYQVVIQAKDMAGQMGGLSGTTTVSITLSDVNDNPPRFTKTLYEFRVPETQELGSEVGAIRALDADIGENAEMDYRIIGSDGPGMFDIVTNRSTQEGVIVLRKPLDFEKKRQYSLRVQVENVHINPRFFSVGPFRDEATIKIVVEDVDEPPVFERPSYVMEAKEDAARNTVIGSVSATDPDDRSSLVRYSIDRNTDMDRVFNVHAGNGSVFILRELDREEHAWHNISVIATEFNNPRQISRVPVYIKVLDVNDNAPTFATNYETFVCENAKANQRIQTISAADPDEPPGGHRFFFSLAQEAAGKANFSVRDNKDNTAWILTRRNSYNSLQQSVHHVPVVISDGDFPMQSSTNTLTIRVCTCDREGNMKLCNAEALTARAGLSTGALVAILLCVIILLMIVVLFAALRRQRKKEPLIISKEDVRDNVVSYNDEGGGEEDTQAFDIGTLRNPEAIEESKQRRDIVPETFYPPVRRPAPPPTRDHNGDVRDFINQRLQDNDSDPTAPPYDSLATYAYEGSGSVAESLSSLESVTTEGDQDYHYLSEWGPRFKKLADMYGGDDSDRDS; translated from the exons ATG CTGCACTCAGATTCAGACAAGGGAGATGGAAGCGTGAGGTACGTCCTCACGGGGGAAGGAGCGGGGACCCTCTTCAAGATAGACGAGAAGTCCGGGGACATCCACGCCACCAAGCGGCTGGACCGGGAGGAGAAGTCCTACTACATCCTCCACGCCAAGGCCGTCAACCGCTTCACCAGCGAGGCGCTGGAGGGGGAGTCTGAATTCATCATTAAGATCCACGACATCAACGACAACGAGCCGCGGTTCACCAAGGACCCGTACATGGCCAGGGTCCCTGAGATGTCTGACATCG GAACCTCGGTGATTCAGGTGACGGCCACGGACGCAGACGACGCCACGTACGGGAACAGCGCCAGGGTGGTGTACAGCATCCTGGAGGGGCAGCCGTACTTCTCTGTGGACCCAGAGACCG GCCTCATTAAGACGGCGCTGCCCGGCATGGACCGGGAAGTCAAGGAGAACTACCAGGTGGTGATCCAGGCCAAAGACATGGCCGGACAGATGGGCGGCCTGTCCGGAACCACCACGGTCAGCATCACCCTGTccgacgtcaacgacaacccgCCGCGCTTCACCAAGA CTCTGTACGAGTTCAGAGTCCCCGAGACCCAGGAGCTGGGGTCCGAGGTGGGCGCCATCCGGGCCTTGGACGCCGACATAGGGGAGAACGCAGAGATGGACTACAGGATCATCGGCAGCGACGGGCCGGGCATGTTCGACATCGTGACCAACAGGAGCACGCAGGAGGGCGTGATCGTGCTGAGGAAG CCTCTGGACTTTGAGAAGAAGCGTCAGTACAGCCTCCGCGTGCAGGTGGAGAACGTCCACATCAACCCCCGCTTCTTCTCCGTGGGGCCCTTCAGGGACGAGGCCACCATCAAGATCGTGGTGGAGGACGTGGACGAGCCGCCGGTGTTCGAGCGGCCCAGCTACGTGATGGAGGCCAAGGAGGACGCGGCGCGGAACACCGTCATCGGCTCGGTCAGCGCCACGGACCCGGACGACAGGAGCAGCCTGGTCAG ATACTCTATTGATCGAAACACGGACATGGACCGAGTGTTCAACGTCCATGCAGGCAACGGGTCAGTGTTCATCctccgggagctggacagagaaGAACACGCCTGGCACAACATTTCCGTCATCGCCACCGAGTTCA ACAACCCGCGCCAGATCAGCCGCGTGCCCGTCTACATCAAAGTGctggacgtcaacgacaacgcgCCCACGTTCGCCACCAACTACGAGACGTTTGTGTGCGAGAACGCCAAGGCCAATCAG agGATACAAACCATTAGCGCCGCAGACCCTGACGAGCCTCCAGGAGGACACCGCTTCTTCTTCAGCCTCGCACAGGAGGCTGCTGGGAAGGCGAACTTCTCTGTTCGCGACAATAAAG ACAACACGGCCTGGATCTTGACCCGGAGGAACAGCTACAACAGCCTGCAGCAGAGCGTGCACCACGTGCCGGTGGTGATCTCCGACGGGGACTTCCCCATGCAGAGCAGCACCAACACGCTGACCATCCGGGTGTGCACCTGCGACCGCGAGGGCAACATGAAGCTGTGCAACGCCGAGGCGCTGACGGCGAGGGCGGGCCTGAGCACCGGCGCGCTGGTGGCCATCCTGCTGTGTGTCATCATCCTGCTCA TGATCGTGGTGCTGTTCGCTGCCCTGAGGAGGCAGCGGAAGAAGGAGCCTCTGATCATCTCCAAGGAGGACGTGAGGGACAACGTGGTCAGCTACAACGACGAgggcggcggcgaggaggacACGCAGGCCTTCGACATCGGCACGCTGCGCAACCCGGAGGCCATCGAGGAGAGCAAGCAGCGGCGGGACATCGTCCCAGAGACCTTCTACCCCCCGGTGCGACGGCCGGCGCCGCCCCCGACGCGCGACCACAACGGGGACGTGAGGGACTTCATcaaccagcggctgcaggacaACGACAGCGACCCCACGGCGCCGCCCTACGACTCGCTGGCCACCTACGCCTACGAGGGCAGCGGCTCCGTGGCCGAGTCCCTCAGCTCGCTGGAGTCGGTGACCACGGAGGGGGACCAGGACTACCACTACCTGAGCGAGTGGGGCCCCCGCTTTAAGAAACTGGCGGACATGTACGGCGGCGACGACAGCGACAGGGATTCCTAA